A region of Streptomyces halobius DNA encodes the following proteins:
- the gltB gene encoding glutamate synthase large subunit yields the protein MRSASTHSATTSSDAAAWSPMDGRPAQQGMYDPRNEHDACGVGFVATLTGEASHALVEQALTVLTNLEHRGATGSEPDSGDGAGILLQVPDAFLRENVTFALPEAGAYAVGIAFLPSDAQEAAAAVSRIETMAAEEGLDVLGWRIVPVAPQLLGNGARATMPAFSQLFVGDGENTGLALDRKAFALRKRAEREAGVYFPSLSSRTIVYKGMLTTGQLEPFFPDLSDRRFATAIALVHSRFSTNTFPSWPLAHPYRFVAHNGEINTVKGNRNWMRARESQLASKLFGSADNGHSGDGDAEKLARIFPVCTPDASDSASFDEVLELLHLGGRSLPHSVLMMVPEAWENSTAMDPARRAFYQYHSTMMEPWDGPACVTFTDGTQVGAVLDRNGLRPGRYWVTDDGLVVLSSEVGVLDIDPAKVVRKGRLQPGRMFLVDTAEHRIIEDDEIKAQLAAEQPYQEWLDAGLIDLADLPEREHIVHTHASVTRRQQTFGYTEEELRVILAPMAKAGAEPIGSMGTDSPIAALSDRPRLLFDYFTQLFAQVTNPPLDAIREELVTSLISSLGPQGNLLEPTAASCRSVTLPFPVIDNDELAKLVHINADGDMSGMKAVTLSGLFRVSGGGESLAARIQEICDEAEAAIEDGARLIVLSDRHSDAEHAPIPSLLLTSAVHHHLIRTKQRTQVGLLVEAGDVREVHHVALLIGYGAAAVNPYLAMESVEDLVRAGTFLPGVDAETAIRNLIKALGKGVLKVMSKMGISTVASYRGAQVFEAVGLDEDFVARYFHGTATKIGGAGLDVIAQEVAARHTKAYPVSGIAATHRALEIGGEYQWRREGEPHLFDPDTVFRLQHSTRQRRYDIFKQYTERVNEQSERLMTLRGLFSFESGRAAVPLDEVEPASEIVKRFSTGAMSYGSISREAHETLAIAMNRLGAKSNTGEGGEDPERLYDPARRSSIKQVASGRFGVTSEYLVNSDDIQIKMAQGAKPGEGGQLPGHKVYPWVARTRHSTPGVGLISPPPHHDIYSIEDLAQLIHDLKNANPQARIHVKLVSEVGVGTVAAGVSKAHADVVLISGHDGGTGASPLTSLKHAGGPWELGLAETQQTLLLNGLRDRIVVQTDGQLKTGRDVVIAALLGAEEFGFATAPLVVSGCVMMRVCHLDTCPVGIATQNPTLRERFSGKADYVVNFFEFIAEEVRELLAELGFRTLDEAIGHAELLNTSKAVDHWKAQGLDLAPLLHVPELSEGAVRHQITVQDHGLEKALDNELIKLAADALAADTAEAAQPVRAQVAIRNINRTVGTMLGHEVTKKFGGAGLPDDTIDITFTGSAGQSFGAFLPRGVTLRLEGDANDYVGKGLSGGRVVVRPDRGADHLAEYSTIAGNTLAYGATGGELFLRGRVGERFCVRNSGALVVSEGVGDHGCEYMTGGHAVVLGETGRNFAAGMSGGTAYVIDLDKDNVNKELVDAVHTLDATDEQWLHDAVRRHHEETGSTVAEKLLADWDTAAARFSKVVPATYKAVLAAKDAAERAGLSESETHEKMMEAATNG from the coding sequence ATGCGTTCCGCGTCCACGCACTCCGCGACCACCAGCAGCGACGCCGCCGCCTGGTCGCCCATGGACGGGCGCCCCGCCCAGCAGGGGATGTACGACCCTCGCAATGAGCACGACGCCTGTGGCGTCGGCTTTGTGGCCACCCTCACCGGCGAGGCCAGCCACGCGTTGGTCGAGCAGGCGCTCACCGTCCTGACGAATCTGGAGCACCGCGGTGCCACCGGCTCGGAGCCCGACTCCGGTGACGGCGCCGGCATCCTGCTCCAGGTGCCGGACGCGTTCCTCCGCGAGAACGTCACCTTCGCGCTCCCCGAGGCCGGCGCCTACGCCGTCGGCATCGCCTTCCTGCCGTCCGACGCCCAGGAAGCGGCCGCCGCCGTCTCACGCATCGAGACAATGGCCGCGGAAGAGGGCCTGGACGTCCTCGGCTGGCGCATCGTCCCGGTCGCGCCCCAGCTGCTCGGCAACGGCGCCCGCGCCACCATGCCGGCCTTCTCCCAGCTGTTCGTCGGGGACGGCGAGAACACCGGTCTCGCGCTGGACCGCAAGGCGTTCGCGCTGCGCAAGCGCGCCGAGCGCGAGGCCGGCGTCTACTTCCCGTCGCTGTCCTCGCGGACGATCGTCTACAAGGGCATGCTGACCACCGGCCAGCTGGAGCCCTTCTTCCCGGACCTGTCCGACCGCCGCTTCGCCACCGCCATCGCGCTGGTCCACTCGCGGTTCTCCACCAACACCTTCCCGAGCTGGCCGCTCGCCCACCCGTACCGCTTCGTCGCGCACAACGGCGAGATCAACACGGTCAAGGGCAACCGCAACTGGATGCGCGCCCGCGAGTCCCAGCTCGCCTCGAAGCTGTTCGGCTCCGCCGACAATGGGCACAGCGGTGACGGGGACGCCGAAAAGCTCGCGCGGATCTTCCCGGTCTGTACCCCGGACGCCTCGGACTCCGCCTCCTTCGACGAGGTGCTGGAGCTGCTGCACCTCGGCGGCCGCTCGCTGCCGCACTCGGTGCTGATGATGGTCCCCGAGGCGTGGGAGAACTCCACCGCCATGGACCCGGCCCGGCGCGCCTTCTACCAGTACCACTCCACGATGATGGAGCCCTGGGACGGCCCGGCCTGTGTCACCTTCACCGACGGCACCCAGGTCGGCGCGGTCCTCGACCGCAACGGTCTGCGCCCCGGCCGCTACTGGGTCACCGACGACGGCCTGGTCGTGCTCTCCTCCGAGGTCGGCGTCCTGGACATCGACCCCGCCAAGGTCGTCCGCAAGGGCCGCCTCCAGCCCGGCAGGATGTTCCTGGTCGACACCGCCGAGCACCGCATCATCGAGGACGACGAGATCAAGGCGCAGCTTGCCGCCGAGCAGCCCTACCAGGAGTGGCTGGACGCGGGACTGATCGACCTGGCCGATCTCCCCGAGCGTGAGCACATCGTGCACACCCACGCCTCGGTCACCCGCCGCCAGCAGACCTTCGGCTACACCGAGGAAGAGCTCCGCGTCATCCTCGCGCCGATGGCCAAGGCCGGCGCCGAGCCCATCGGCTCGATGGGCACCGATTCGCCGATCGCCGCGCTCTCCGATCGCCCCCGGCTGCTCTTCGACTACTTCACCCAGCTATTCGCGCAGGTCACCAACCCGCCGCTGGACGCCATCCGCGAGGAACTGGTCACCTCGCTGATCTCCTCCCTCGGCCCCCAGGGCAACCTCCTGGAGCCGACCGCGGCCTCCTGCCGCAGCGTGACCCTGCCGTTCCCGGTCATCGACAACGACGAACTGGCCAAGCTGGTCCACATCAACGCCGACGGCGATATGTCCGGCATGAAGGCCGTGACCCTCTCCGGCCTCTTCCGGGTCTCCGGCGGCGGCGAGTCCCTCGCGGCCCGCATCCAGGAGATCTGCGACGAGGCCGAGGCCGCCATCGAGGACGGCGCCCGCCTGATCGTGCTGTCCGACCGGCACTCCGACGCCGAGCACGCGCCGATCCCCTCGCTGCTGCTCACCTCCGCCGTCCACCACCACCTCATCCGCACCAAGCAGCGCACCCAGGTGGGCCTGCTCGTCGAGGCCGGTGACGTCCGCGAGGTGCACCATGTCGCGCTGCTCATCGGCTACGGCGCGGCCGCGGTCAACCCGTACCTGGCGATGGAGTCCGTCGAGGACCTGGTCCGCGCCGGCACCTTCCTGCCCGGCGTCGACGCCGAGACCGCCATCAGGAACCTGATCAAGGCGCTCGGCAAGGGCGTCCTGAAGGTGATGTCCAAGATGGGCATCTCCACCGTCGCCTCCTACCGCGGTGCGCAGGTCTTCGAGGCCGTCGGCCTGGACGAGGACTTCGTCGCCAGGTACTTCCACGGCACCGCCACCAAGATCGGCGGCGCGGGCCTGGACGTCATCGCGCAGGAGGTGGCCGCCCGGCACACCAAGGCGTACCCGGTCTCCGGCATCGCCGCCACCCACCGCGCGCTGGAGATCGGCGGCGAGTACCAGTGGCGCCGCGAGGGCGAGCCGCACCTCTTCGACCCGGACACCGTCTTCCGGCTCCAGCACTCCACCCGCCAGCGCCGCTACGACATCTTCAAGCAGTACACCGAGCGGGTGAACGAGCAGTCCGAGCGGCTGATGACGCTGCGCGGTCTGTTCTCCTTCGAGTCCGGCCGGGCCGCGGTCCCGCTGGACGAGGTCGAGCCGGCGTCCGAGATCGTCAAGCGCTTCTCCACCGGCGCGATGTCCTACGGGTCGATCTCCCGCGAGGCCCACGAGACCCTCGCCATCGCCATGAACCGGCTGGGCGCCAAGTCCAACACCGGTGAGGGCGGCGAGGACCCGGAGCGGCTGTACGACCCGGCGCGCCGCTCGTCCATCAAGCAGGTCGCCTCCGGCCGCTTCGGTGTGACGTCCGAGTACCTGGTCAACTCCGACGACATCCAGATCAAGATGGCCCAGGGCGCCAAGCCCGGTGAGGGCGGCCAGCTGCCCGGACACAAGGTCTATCCGTGGGTGGCCCGGACCCGGCACTCCACGCCGGGCGTCGGCCTGATCTCCCCGCCGCCGCACCACGACATCTACTCCATCGAGGATCTGGCCCAGCTGATCCACGACCTGAAGAACGCCAACCCGCAGGCGCGGATCCACGTCAAGCTGGTCTCGGAGGTCGGCGTCGGCACCGTCGCCGCGGGCGTCTCCAAGGCACACGCCGACGTGGTCCTGATCTCCGGTCATGACGGCGGTACCGGCGCCTCGCCGCTCACCTCGCTCAAGCATGCCGGCGGACCGTGGGAGCTGGGCCTGGCGGAGACCCAGCAGACCCTCCTCCTCAACGGCCTGCGCGACCGCATCGTCGTGCAGACCGACGGCCAGCTGAAGACCGGCCGCGATGTCGTCATCGCCGCCCTGCTGGGCGCCGAGGAGTTCGGCTTCGCGACCGCCCCGCTGGTCGTCTCCGGCTGCGTCATGATGCGCGTCTGCCACCTGGACACCTGTCCGGTCGGCATCGCCACCCAGAACCCGACGCTGCGCGAGCGGTTCAGCGGCAAGGCCGACTACGTCGTCAACTTCTTCGAGTTCATCGCCGAAGAGGTCCGCGAGCTCCTCGCCGAGCTGGGCTTCCGCACCCTCGACGAGGCCATCGGCCACGCCGAGCTGCTCAACACCTCGAAGGCCGTGGACCACTGGAAGGCGCAGGGCCTGGACCTGGCCCCGCTGCTGCACGTCCCCGAGCTCTCCGAGGGCGCGGTCCGCCACCAGATCACCGTCCAGGACCACGGCCTGGAGAAGGCGCTGGACAACGAGCTGATCAAGCTCGCCGCCGACGCGCTGGCCGCGGACACCGCCGAGGCAGCCCAGCCCGTACGGGCCCAGGTCGCGATCCGGAACATCAACCGGACCGTCGGCACCATGCTCGGCCACGAGGTCACCAAGAAGTTCGGCGGTGCCGGTCTGCCCGACGACACCATCGACATCACCTTCACCGGCTCGGCCGGCCAGTCCTTCGGCGCGTTCCTGCCCCGCGGCGTCACGCTGCGCCTGGAGGGCGACGCCAACGACTACGTCGGCAAGGGCCTCTCCGGCGGCCGCGTCGTGGTCCGCCCGGACCGCGGCGCCGACCACCTGGCGGAGTACTCCACCATCGCGGGCAACACCCTCGCCTACGGCGCGACCGGCGGCGAACTGTTCCTGCGCGGCCGGGTCGGCGAGCGGTTCTGCGTCCGTAACTCCGGTGCCCTGGTGGTGTCCGAGGGCGTCGGCGACCACGGCTGCGAGTACATGACCGGCGGCCACGCCGTCGTCCTGGGCGAGACCGGCCGCAACTTCGCGGCCGGTATGTCCGGCGGCACCGCCTACGTCATCGACCTCGACAAGGACAACGTCAACAAGGAGCTCGTCGACGCCGTCCACACGCTGGACGCCACCGACGAGCAGTGGCTGCACGACGCGGTGCGCCGCCACCACGAGGAGACCGGCTCCACCGTCGCCGAGAAGCTCCTCGCCGACTGGGACACGGCCGCCGCCCGCTTCAGCAAGGTCGTCCCGGCCACCTACAAGGCAGTGCTCGCCGCCAAGGACGCCGCCGAGCGAGCGGGACTCTCCGAGTCCGAGACCCACGAGAAGATGATGGAGGCGGCGACCAATGGCTGA
- a CDS encoding glutamate synthase subunit beta, translating to MADPKGFLTTDREVAKTRPVGERVKDWNEVYVPGSLLPIISKQASRCMDCGIPFCHNGCPLGNLIPEWNDYAYREDWSAASERLHATNNFPEFTGRLCPAPCEAACVLGINQPAVTIKNVEVSIIDQAWDNGDVTPQPPERLSGKTVAVIGSGPAGLAAAQQLTRAGHTVAVYERADRIGGLLRYGIPEFKMEKRHINRRIEQMRTEGTKFRTEVEIGRDIDAAKLRKRYDAVVIAAGATTSRDLPVPGRDLKGIHFAMEYLPLANKVQEGDLTVSPITAEGKHVVVIGGGDTGADCVGTAHRQGAASVTQLEIMPRAGEERSANQPWPTFPMLYKVTSAHEEGGERVYSVSTTHFEGDEDGNVQALHLVEVEFKDGKPEQKPGTERRIPAQLVTLAMGFTGTDQHNGLVEQFGLELDARGNIARDGDYATNVPGVYVAGDAGRGQSLIVWAIAEGRSAARGVDRFLTGASALPAPIKPTDRALTV from the coding sequence ATGGCTGACCCCAAGGGCTTCCTGACCACCGACCGCGAGGTCGCCAAGACCCGCCCCGTCGGCGAACGCGTCAAGGACTGGAACGAGGTCTACGTTCCCGGTTCGCTGCTGCCGATCATCAGCAAGCAGGCGAGCCGCTGCATGGACTGCGGCATCCCCTTCTGCCACAACGGCTGTCCGCTGGGGAACCTCATCCCCGAGTGGAACGACTACGCCTACCGCGAGGACTGGAGCGCCGCCAGCGAGCGGCTGCACGCCACCAACAACTTCCCGGAGTTCACCGGCCGCCTGTGCCCGGCCCCGTGCGAGGCGGCGTGTGTCCTGGGCATCAACCAGCCCGCCGTGACCATCAAGAACGTCGAGGTCTCGATCATCGACCAGGCGTGGGACAACGGCGATGTCACCCCGCAGCCGCCGGAGCGCCTGTCCGGCAAGACCGTCGCCGTCATCGGCTCCGGCCCGGCCGGTCTCGCCGCCGCCCAGCAGCTGACCCGCGCCGGCCACACCGTCGCCGTCTACGAGCGCGCGGACCGTATCGGTGGTCTCCTCCGCTACGGCATCCCCGAGTTCAAGATGGAGAAGCGCCACATCAACCGCCGCATCGAGCAGATGCGCACGGAGGGCACCAAGTTCCGTACGGAGGTGGAGATCGGCCGCGACATCGACGCCGCCAAGCTGCGCAAGCGCTACGACGCCGTCGTCATCGCCGCCGGCGCCACCACCTCCCGCGATCTGCCGGTGCCCGGCCGTGACCTCAAGGGCATCCACTTCGCGATGGAGTACCTGCCGCTCGCCAACAAGGTGCAGGAGGGCGACCTGACGGTCTCCCCGATCACCGCCGAGGGCAAGCACGTCGTCGTCATCGGCGGCGGCGACACCGGCGCGGACTGCGTCGGCACCGCCCACCGCCAGGGCGCGGCCTCCGTCACCCAGCTGGAGATCATGCCGAGGGCGGGCGAGGAGCGCAGCGCCAACCAGCCCTGGCCGACCTTCCCCATGCTCTACAAGGTCACCTCCGCGCACGAGGAGGGCGGCGAGCGGGTCTACTCCGTCTCCACCACCCACTTCGAGGGCGACGAGGACGGCAACGTCCAGGCCCTGCACCTGGTCGAGGTGGAGTTCAAGGACGGCAAGCCGGAGCAGAAGCCCGGCACCGAGCGCCGCATCCCGGCCCAGCTGGTCACCCTCGCCATGGGCTTCACCGGCACCGATCAGCACAACGGCCTGGTCGAGCAGTTCGGCCTGGAGCTCGACGCACGCGGCAACATCGCCCGCGACGGCGACTACGCCACCAACGTCCCCGGCGTGTACGTCGCCGGTGACGCGGGCCGCGGCCAGTCGTTGATCGTGTGGGCCATCGCCGAGGGCCGCTCCGCCGCCCGCGGTGTGGACCGCTTCCTGACCGGAGCCAGCGCCCTGCCGGCTCCCATCAAGCCGACGGATCGCGCGCTGACCGTGTGA